The nucleotide sequence TTGTTCTATGAGGTCGGCTGGCTTTTGGGTTGAACCAGGTCTAGAGGTCTGGAAATGAAGACCAGGCTAAAACGCAGGTGTTCATATATCTCTAAAACACACTCCTACTACACTGAGAAGACACACCTCTTGCCTGCCCCAATCACACTTGGGTACCACTAATGGTGGCACTGGTAATGTTTtgcccagcccctcccacagtTTTCGTGGGCAAgatgttaaaataaaatgatcttaCTCCACAGTAGAGAAGACTCTGAGCTTTTCAGGCAGTGAGACACAAGACAGGCACAATGCAGCACTCATCCTGGTCTGCTCTgaagactgtctgtctgtctccttatGCTTCTTAAGGGCAGGTACTGGGTCTCAAAAGTCTTTATAATGAGTGTGTATGAGAAGCATTGAACATGACTGAGAATAATAGTGGGCACCCGATAAATACTTGTTCAAGGAAGACCCCCgtctctccctgcccccagtaCTCACTGTGCATGAAAATCCACAACAACTGGCGTCTCACTGTTGACAACTCTGTCTTGGAAGTCAGGTCCATCCTGGACGTTAAAGGTTGTTGAACAGACTCTGGTGGTGTGTAATGTCCTGGCTGGGCTGGGTGTTCCCGTCAGACCACCAGGACTGTACTTTGGGGTCTGCAGAGTTCTAGAGGCGAGGGAAGCCCATCTGCCCTGAGGTGGCTTCCTGGGGACGATTGAGGTCAGGAACCTCCTCAGGAGaagccgctgagccatctgtgagggaaagaggcaggaagagctgaggTACACAACAAGAAGTCAACACATTAGGATAGCAAAGTATTTCGAAGTGCTGAGGTGTTGGGAACATGCAGAGCTGGAAGTAAAATGCACGGGAATACTGTAATATGATTTTTGAGGGCCAGGACTTGTTATtcctgcactcgggaggctgaggcaggagcatatAAATCAAAGTCCATTTGggctatataaataaaaccctgtctccaaaccctccacccaacaacaacaagagaGCTAGAGGTGAGTGAGGAACGAGAATCACAGAATAGATGTTAAGCTAGAAAGACAGAAAACTAGCTTGACAGCCAAAAAGAAGTCAAGACTCAGGTGGAATTTATAAAAGGTTGACGGAAGGAGGACCAAAGCTCAAGCGTGTTACATCACTGGTTCTCCCAGATCAACTCTGAAGAAACCGTTTTAACACCGTCCAAATTCAGGGCAACCCAGGCCTCAGGTAGGTTGAATGACATGCCCAAAGCAACCCAGTTTTTAAAGGACAGCTAATTGGAACCCAAGGCCCGTCTGTAAAATCTTTACTCTGTCGTCGATCGCTCTTTTAAAGTGCGTTTCCATGGAAAATTGAGGGAAAAGGGAGCTGTGGAAGGAAGAGCAAAGAAGAATCCCAACTACGGAAGGAGGAACTAAGTAGCCTAGGAACTAGACACGGGGTACCAAAGAGAAGGGGGGACGTGTGTACGGAGGGAAACGGAGAGACCCGGAGCACAGGGCGTGAGGCTGCCGAGACCAGGTCCCCCTTCTCGGGTCCTCCGTCCGCTGGTGGCCCAGCTTGTACAGCAGCGCGCCACCTCTGCCGCCCAGCCCAGCCCGCGGGGCTCCTACCTCCCGGCACTTCGAGCGGAGGGATGCACAGCCCAGCCGGCCTGCCCGTCAAGGGCACTGCTGTTGTCACTTCCTCAGGGGCGGGTCTAGCGTCATTTCCGGGAAAGACGACCCGGACGGCGTATCTCCGCAACCTGGGGGCGGCTTGGTATTTTCCACCAATGAGGATGACGAAAACAGGTACGAGCGAGGGGGCGTGACCGGAAGGAATGTTATCCTGGAGGAGGGACCGGAAGAGGGGTGCGGACCAATGAGAATGAGAGGGCGGGAGGAGGGCGGGGACGAAGGAGTGGCTTTGGATCAAATCCCCGTTGTGTTGCGCCCTCTTGGCACCGCTCAGCCCTGTATCTTGGCTCCGGAAAAGTGCTGGCAGGTTGTGTTCACCTTAATACCGCAGAAGGAAGCTCTGTTCCCGCAGAAGCTTAGTGTTTAGAGGGAGAGATTCCCGGGCTAGGGTTGTGACTtgtttggtagagtgcttgcctagcacgcatgaATCCTGAGTTCGAACCCCAGTACCACGTAAACCGGGTGTGATAGCACACACGAGTAATCTCAGAATCCAGTGGCCGAGGCTGGAGGGCTCAAgatttcaaagtcatccttgactaca is from Peromyscus maniculatus bairdii isolate BWxNUB_F1_BW_parent chromosome 20, HU_Pman_BW_mat_3.1, whole genome shotgun sequence and encodes:
- the Txn2 gene encoding thioredoxin, mitochondrial isoform X2 — its product is MAQRLLLRRFLTSIVPRKPPQGRWASLASRTLQTPKYSPGGLTGTPSPARTLHTTRVCSTTFNVQDGPDFQDRVVNSETPVVVDFHAQWCGPCKILGPRLEKMVAKQHGKVVMAKVDIDDHTDLAIEYEVSAVPTVLAIKNGDVVDKFVGIKDEDQLEAFLKKLIG
- the Txn2 gene encoding thioredoxin, mitochondrial isoform X1, encoding METHFKRAIDDRMAQRLLLRRFLTSIVPRKPPQGRWASLASRTLQTPKYSPGGLTGTPSPARTLHTTRVCSTTFNVQDGPDFQDRVVNSETPVVVDFHAQWCGPCKILGPRLEKMVAKQHGKVVMAKVDIDDHTDLAIEYEVSAVPTVLAIKNGDVVDKFVGIKDEDQLEAFLKKLIG